A stretch of Paenibacillus mucilaginosus 3016 DNA encodes these proteins:
- a CDS encoding sporulation protein produces the protein MSFFKKVLASVGIGSAKVDTQLHNAQVTVGGELSGVVVIQGGQTEQQVDSIYIYIKTQYIKEENDQKVRKTAEVAKIRVTEGFLVQAGERREIPFSFIIPDYAPISLRGANVWIETGLDIANAVDPTDRDHIEIVPYGHMQTVLDALDILGFRLREVTNDYAPRLGGHLPFVQEFEFVPTNHFRGQLDELEVLFFKKGDDLELFLQIDRKARGLMGLFAEAMETDESFVRFTIPGSELRRGAQSVAGELRELISRYS, from the coding sequence ATGTCGTTTTTCAAGAAAGTGCTGGCCAGCGTGGGGATCGGATCGGCGAAGGTGGATACCCAGCTGCATAACGCGCAGGTGACGGTCGGAGGCGAACTGAGCGGCGTCGTGGTGATTCAGGGCGGACAAACCGAGCAGCAGGTCGACTCGATCTATATTTATATCAAAACGCAGTACATCAAGGAAGAGAACGATCAGAAGGTGCGCAAGACGGCCGAAGTGGCCAAGATCCGCGTCACCGAGGGCTTCCTCGTCCAAGCGGGAGAGCGCCGCGAAATTCCGTTCTCCTTCATCATCCCGGACTACGCGCCGATCTCCTTGAGAGGGGCGAACGTCTGGATCGAAACCGGGCTCGATATCGCAAACGCGGTCGACCCGACGGATCGGGACCACATCGAAATCGTTCCTTACGGGCACATGCAGACGGTTCTGGATGCCCTCGACATTCTCGGCTTCCGGCTCCGCGAGGTGACGAATGATTATGCGCCGCGGCTCGGGGGACACCTGCCGTTCGTGCAGGAGTTCGAGTTCGTGCCGACGAACCACTTCCGCGGCCAGCTTGACGAGCTCGAAGTGCTCTTCTTCAAGAAGGGCGACGACCTGGAGCTCTTCCTGCAGATCGACCGCAAGGCGCGCGGCCTCATGGGCCTCTTCGCGGAAGCGATGGAGACCGACGAGAGCTTCGTGCGCTTCACGATTCCGGGCAGCGAGCTGCGCCGCGGCGCCCAGTCGGTTGCGGGCGAGCTTCGCGAGCTTATCTCCCGATACAGCTGA
- a CDS encoding serine/threonine protein kinase, giving the protein MTYGADGHFSALIDRIESELLPGLSVASERLHEPVVVHRLPKPWKLVGAGNYAVVVSHPDYPRLVIKIYAPGRPGLQEEAEVYRRLGRHPAYSECYHYGGSYLVLRRLEGVTLYDCVRKGIPIPRRVIDDIDEALAYAAARGLRPHDVHGKNVMMKEGRGMVVDVSDFLKTDECRMWSDLKKAYERFYLRVPLLHRIPVPDFVMDAVRRGYRAVKKRGESC; this is encoded by the coding sequence ATGACCTATGGGGCGGACGGCCACTTCTCCGCTTTGATCGACCGGATCGAGAGCGAGCTGCTGCCCGGGCTGTCCGTCGCCAGCGAGCGCCTGCATGAGCCGGTCGTCGTCCACCGGCTGCCGAAGCCGTGGAAGCTGGTCGGCGCAGGCAATTATGCTGTGGTGGTATCGCATCCGGACTATCCGCGCCTTGTCATCAAGATCTATGCTCCCGGGCGCCCCGGCCTTCAGGAGGAGGCGGAGGTGTACCGGCGGCTCGGCCGGCATCCGGCGTACTCCGAATGCTACCATTACGGGGGGAGCTACCTGGTGCTGCGGCGCCTCGAGGGCGTCACCCTCTATGACTGCGTGCGCAAGGGCATTCCGATTCCGCGCCGGGTGATCGATGATATCGATGAAGCCCTGGCTTATGCGGCGGCCCGGGGGCTGAGGCCTCACGATGTGCACGGGAAGAACGTGATGATGAAGGAAGGCCGCGGGATGGTGGTCGATGTCTCGGATTTTCTCAAAACCGACGAATGCCGGATGTGGAGCGATCTCAAAAAGGCCTACGAACGCTTCTATCTCCGGGTGCCCCTGCTCCACCGCATTCCGGTGCCGGACTTCGTGATGGATGCCGTACGCCGGGGCTACCGGGCCGTCAAGAAACGGGGAGAATCCTGCTGA
- a CDS encoding Dps family protein, with protein sequence MSQNLTEVLNTQIANWSLLYIKLHNFHWYVKGPQFFTLHTKFEELYTEAALHVDNLAERLLALKGEPVATMREILEKASVREANGGESAEAMVASIVSDFGIVIGELKEGMALAEKVGDETTGDMLLAIHSSLEKHVWMLESFLGK encoded by the coding sequence ATGTCCCAGAACCTGACCGAGGTGCTTAACACACAGATCGCCAACTGGAGCCTGCTGTACATCAAGCTGCACAACTTCCATTGGTACGTAAAAGGTCCTCAATTCTTCACCCTACATACGAAATTCGAAGAGCTCTACACGGAAGCGGCTCTGCACGTGGACAATCTCGCGGAGAGACTGCTGGCTCTGAAGGGCGAGCCGGTAGCCACCATGCGCGAAATTCTGGAGAAGGCAAGCGTACGCGAGGCGAACGGCGGCGAGAGTGCCGAAGCGATGGTGGCGTCGATCGTATCGGACTTCGGCATCGTGATCGGGGAGCTGAAGGAAGGCATGGCGCTCGCGGAGAAGGTGGGCGACGAGACGACAGGCGATATGCTGCTCGCGATCCACAGCTCGCTTGAGAAGCATGTCTGGATGCTGGAGTCGTTCCTTGGGAAGTAA